The DNA region taatcgaattatttgggctaataactttgcaaacgccaggttgcgagatgatagtaggcacacatgagaccatcttgaagatgcgtctattaggaccataaaatatctgaACAACCCACTTGGTAGGTAAATAGGTCCatatatatccccatgtatacgctctaaaaaggcagggtACTCAATGTCAatcttcattggtgatggtctagtgatcattttgccttaataacaagcatcacaagaaaattcatcatttgtaaaAATCTGCAGCTTCTTTAAtagatgcccactcgaattttcagtaattagtctcatcattattgatccaggatggcccaaacggccatgccaaagcacaaaagtatttgaattagTAAACTTtcggtttacgatagagtgtgcttcaactgtaataatctttgaatagtataagccaaaagataaagttggtaacttttctataatgcatttctggccagaaacattctttgtactacaaagatattccatattcatttcatctatcatctcaacatgatacccatttcggcggatatccataaaactcaacaagtttcttcgggacttggaggagaataatgcattgtttataataagttttgttcccttagacagaaatacaatagctctttcggagccttcaatcaaacttatattaccagaaattgtagaaatatttgctttttccttgtgcaaataagaaaattatttctgatctttgaatatggcatgagttgttccactatcaattacacaaatatcttcatgattggtctttgatccaaacataatttgaggattatccatatttttcaaaatgacataaacaaaataaatatgatagtaaacattattatcaaagcataacttttatttatgtataactattacataaccatactatctactacaaacaataaaaattaaaatatttacatctctacagattcatcaccgatcacatgacttgtttctccttccgggagtgcaaagtaatcagctatatccaaatgcatgaagtctaaattatattcagaaataaaatttgcttcagcatttttctcggtcttcttcagggaggcttgatacaactcaaccaggtgctttggcgtacgacatgtacgtgaccagtgccatttttctccacatctatagcatgtatTCTGCGTTTGCTACTTGCACCGCTTCatacttttgttccttccttttccactgctggtggtgaggatggttctttggtgcattattattaccatgattagtatttcttccccgaccacggccatgactacgactggggccacgtcctcttccacgcttagtttggtggaagttcgtctcatttaCTTCAGGGAATGGATAAGAACCAGTAagtcggctttcatggtttttcattaataacccattatgttgctcggctacaagaagatgtgagataagttcataatactttttgaatcccatctctcgatattgctgctgcaggagcatgttcgaggcatgaaaagtggtgaaagttttctccaatatatcatgatcagtaatattatcaccacataattttaattggaaaataattctgaatataacagaattatactcactgatagatttaaaatcttgtagccttagatgagttcAATCATAACGTGCATGTGAAAGAACGActatcttcaggtggtcatatctatctttcaaattatcccacagtatgactggatctttaacagtaagatattccattttcagacCCTCaacaaggtgatggcgtaggaatatcattgctttggtacgatcttggtttgatgcctgatttttgtccttgatggtgtctgtcagacccatcgcatcaagatgaatttcggcatcaagcacccaagataTGTAGCTtctgcccgatatatccagggctacaaattcaagtttagaaagatttgacattatttaaaaaaaaaaaaaagttcgtacctgtgatactttcaaagtatttgctcgagatgcagagtctcgtgttgataacgtgttataaaataaagactgtaaagtaaagacaagtatagggagaaactgatatattattcaaacttcaaacttttgtacataatgaactgaaaactcctctatttatagaagaaaggaagcagctgcgaggcttttcaggaagcaactGCAACGCTTTTCTTTAGTTGCTTGTAAGCTGtatgcatgagctgcttgcaacctgtctGTTTAAtcagaagctgctgcaaatcatttcattaagctgcttgcaacctgcctgcatcagctgcttgtagataaacttcaatagagtactaaatggatagtCTTTTTCGGGAAGATTATCTATAttggagtaataaatggacatccacaatataattattttcataacaataataatattgtttctttttttttgggcTGGGAAGTTTTTGTCATAATGTGTGACCAAATAATTTGAAAATGTGTTCTCAGATTCGTTCATATTTTTGTGAGAGTTCGTAACATCATGTTCTTTTAtctaaacaaaaaataaagatcGTTTTTGTTAATTATGATTCACGATCTTATCTCGTTTTTGGGATGATATTTTCTCATTCTTCACTTCTTTTATtattgctctctctctctctctctctctctctctctctatatatatatatatatatatatatatatatatatatatatatatatattagttccCGCTTCTACTTCTAAGAAAAAGTCGCATAGTACACACACTATTTTAATTGTTTTTCAAGACAAACTAACCTCATGCTTTGTTATCAAAACATTTTATTACCAAAGTCCCATAAACTTGCTCCCTCTCCCTATCCTACAGTTTAATTTTAACAATTTAATTAAATGGAATTAAAATCCAAATCATTTATCTATTTAAATAATACTAGCTGTagaatagtttaaaataatttgcACTAAAAAACGCAAACCGCTGCTAAACTATAAATAAAAGTGTTTCTTAAATGTTTGATCAACCAGAAAATTTCACTCTTTCAAAATTATTGTCATTGGGgaaaaattcttttcaaaataagtagaTCCCTAAGTTTGGGCAAACAGATTTCAATTCGACTAAACGAACCCTTCCCTGATGTGCTACATTTTGATGTTAGCAGTATCatattaaattataaacattctAGACAAGTGATTAGATCACTtgctaattaaaaaaaaaaaacttgatcaAGTCAAAGTACTCTCCCCCCTTTCGCCCCTATTGACTTCAGATCCACTTCCACAAAGTTGTTCATTTCCCATATTCTCACATCTAAAAGACATTGACATATGTCATAATTCCTAGTAAACCCTATAAAAGCAAAGCAACAGACTGCAtatataaagaaagaaagattagCAGCTAATTTCCAACATCAGATTTTCTTGAATAAAACAAAGTTGAATCATTTGATATGTTGCTATTATTACAATATATGTGGTATTCTAACTTCTTTGCCATTATTAACGTTAAAAGATCTCCAGGGAATTCAAATTCTTAAGCAGTTCTTTCTTTGGATAGAAGTATTCCAGAGTTACACTTTGCTAAAACAAAGCTTAATCCAACAGAATACTTCAGAGGGAAGGAAGATTTTCACAGGCGACTCTTTTGCCTTAATGGTGCAGGCTTGAAACTGGCAAGACCGGTAATTTCTCTGCCTGTTACCAACGTGTTGATATCGTAAGTACCTTCATATGTGTAGATGGGCTCCAAATCGCAAAATGCCTGCACGCCAAGATTGAAATGGAAACCATGAGAGCATAATAAAGTAAGCTGCAAGCATAAAATGAGATCTCTACATGATTTACGAGTGAAATTTCATAGCGCTAAATGTTCCATGATTTGTATCTAACAGGGCAGGGAGCATTGGATATTGTTCACAAACCTTTGCGACTAAAAAGTCAGCCAAGATTCCGTTGCCACCTAGTAATTCCCGTCCAAGAGAAACTGTCTCCCTCGCCCTCAAGGTAATCCATGACTGAAACAAACAATTTATTACTTTAGTCCTAAAGGGCATGTATCAAACATTTAATAATGTGAAGAAAGAGGTCTTACTTTCCCCAAACTTGCATGGCCAGGAGTCATTTTACCACTCTCGTACAGCTTGCAAAGCCGCCAACCAACAAGAATCATTGCCTGAATGTTGCCCAACATCTGAACCAATTTCTGTTGGTTGAGCTGGAAAGCAGCCAATGGAGCTCCAAACTGCTTCCTCTCCTTCAAGTACCTTGCAGTTTCACGGAGAATTTAGCCAACATGAAAGGCTGAAAAAGGGAAATCTAGAATAACATTGACAAAGGAGAGGGGATAATGGAAAGCTCATACAAGTTCTTACGGTGAGCGATATGGTTAAAAAGCTCATAGGAACTAACATCTATTTACTTTCACAGAGGGTCTTGCATCATTCTCATTGGTTAGTCTAAGAACTTCCACGTTATTAGACTTGTTGAAGACATATTAAGCAATTAAAAATGTTTTCCCTCTATcagcttaagcttttagatgaacgGTCACACACTTCGACATGGTATTAAAGCACAGGTCCTAGGTTGGACTCTCACCTCTATCTATTATCAAAAAGAATTTCCACGTGCTTGACTCATGAAAAAATCAAACCCGCACGTAAGGAGCGTGTTGAAGATACAATTAAGTAATTAAGACTGTGTTTCTCTATCATCTTAAGCTTTTAGATGGTCACACACTTTGATAAGACTGTCTCGGTTAAAGAACAATGAATATCAGTAAAGTTACATGACAAATCATCTGTTATACTGTGAGACTACAATATGCAATTGTCTGGAGAAAGGAGTCGATCAAAGGAATCTTGGATTGAGGAAGGCTAAGTACTTATTTTTCTACTACGGAACAACACAGAATACCAGTCTCAAAACTCAGCTTCCTTACCTTACTAAATAATAATTAGGTCAAAGTCCATGATCTGAAGCATGTCACAACAACTTCCATTTTATGATAAAACAAAAACTGATGAGCTTCTCTATTGTTACCTGTGACACATATCATAAACACCCATTGTAATGCCAATAGGCTGCCATGCAACCATGACACGTGATACCGCAAGCACCTGTTCAAGGAAAGAGAAAGATAGTGAAACAATAACCCAACTATCAGCTAGCTAAATCAATCACCAATATCAAACCAACGACATTAAAATAAACAATTATTGTAGACTAAAACGCATCAAAACAAAAGGATAACAAGATGTGAGCAAAATTGGAGAGTGGAGAAGAGCGATTTGGGTGGATGTGAGAAAGGCTAGGTAATCAGGTCTACCATATATTTGGTTGGTACTGGTTTGAGCATTACATTAGTATCTTCAGTATTTAGCAAGCCTAAATTAGATTTTGTAGCATCCATAAGACTCAGCATGTCTGCTTGATATAGTCTGTATTCGTAAAAACATTTTTATCAGGGTAAATTGGAGAAATCAAGTATTAGAGTTCAAGAATGTTCTTCTGTTCTATGTCGTAGAAAGTCAAAAAGGAATCACAAAGAAACTTGCCAGAAATATAAGGGGTGTTGCCTACAGATCAACCGCATCATGAGATGGCAAGAAGAGTCACTATACATAAAATGTAGTATGTTACCTGCTGTGGCTTTGTTAAGGTGCTATTTTAATCCCACTGTAAGAAGGAAATGcatgatttttttatttaaaaaaaatgatgagataatcccttaaaaatttattccattTCCCCTTCTAGTTCTGTtttatgtttctttttattttttccctccTTTTTCCATAGGGGTAGGATGCACTCTGTTTGATAAGTAAGCAATGGAAACATTAACTAAATTGGAGACGTACAATATCATGTTTAGATGAAGATGAAAATCTATGCACATAATGAATATGTAGATAAGTTCATTAGATAGACCAAAGCTTGTGAGCCAATATAAAATCTCCCAAAAAAATTGTCTTTTGCTCGAAGCAAATTAGCAACAAAGCTGAGGTGCACTATTTGTCGCATGTACAACGTCTTTTGGCATGTATGATTGATTATCAACAGCAAATAAAGCACCCCGGCGATATTATGTACCTTGTTTGTATCCTGGAAAGAATTGACACCAGGTAGTCTATCCTCATCAGGGACAAAAACTTTCTTTAAGAGAATGTCTCCATTTTGAACCATCCGTAGTCCgattttgttttctattttagtAGCTTGCAATCCTGGAGCATCCTTATTTACTATGAAACTGAGACCAAGGCAAAAACCAATAGTGAGAAACAAACTAAGATGGTCAAGAGGGAGGATGAAAGGGAAGGTCTACGTTCATGTGAAGGGACAGAGAGAAATCCATAGCAAAAGTCATTTTATTCACATAACTACGATGCAGAGTCATATTCCACGAGATAATTCGTATGATCCTAAGTTACCAGCGCAACTAACATTATATAGAAACAGTATGTTGGTACTTACCCGTTTATCTGGTTTGTGGATGTATTTCTAGCAAAAATAACCAGTATATCTGCAAAAGTTGCATTTCCTATCCAACGCTTTTGCCCTTCAAGGATCCAACCTCCTTCAACCTATCATTTAGAATCAGGAAGATAACAGAATTTCCAAAAGAATATTTAGCAACCTTTtcctaaattaaaaagaaaatcaaattcaGAACAGCATAGAAATTGAAGATTGAATTTAAAATGCAGAATCTAGACCTTTCTCGCAGTTGTCCCTAAAGCACTTGCATCACTTCCATTGTCCGGCTCAGTTAGCCCCTAAGTTCAAAGAGACAGAGATTACAAACTTATGTTTGGTAACTGCAGATATAAATGCTGAAGAAAATACCATAACAAAAGTTTCTTACCCAACAAGCTATAGTGTTAAGTTCAGCCAATGACGGCAAGTACTTCTGCTTTTGCATTTCGGACCCACATAGCCCTATTCTTGACAAACCAACAAGGTATAATTAGTTCACCTCATATCGACATAAACCGTATATCTCAGAGATGTCTATTTCTTGAGTTAATAGTAATGGAATGATTCCATACTATAAAATAAAGAATATCTCCCGCCAAAAGATCAGTCGACTAATACCACTCTCTGGTAAATAGAGCTATACTTTCGACAAACAACGTGTCTACAAAGCAAAAAGGATACACAGCAGCAATTTTCAAACAATAACAAGACTTACCAATGGTGAGCATTGCTAAAGATGAATGCACCAAAATGAATGTAGAGCAGCTTGCATCAACTCTGGCAACTTCTGCTGCAGCAACGGCACTACCAGTAACTGAGAAACCTGGACAACCATACCCCTAAAACCACAAGTAAGTAGATTGCTCATTGACGCTCAAAGTGATAAGATATAAAAATTTGTCAATCTCTAAAGCACCTTGATAGTGCCGCCAGCAATGTGCAAGGCACCAAGTTTTGGAATGACTTCAAAAGGAAACTCTGCCTTCTCCCAGTACTGTTCAGAAACATTAAAAAGGGGTTCATTTTTAAGTGCATCTATAGCACTAAAAGATTTGCTCAGAAGATGTGAGACTTGAAGCATTAAGGATATATCTTTGTTTTCTACCCACAACATTAGCAATTACTGTAATAACGGAATCCAAAAAGATATTAGCACATCCAACAAATACAGAGAACAAAGGAAATACCTTCGTCATTATAGGAGCAACCTCTTTCTCCATGCATTCCCTCACTTTCATTCTAATGGCTTGCTCCTCAGGAGTTAACAGATCGTCAAACTGAAAATAGTCTGAAGCTGTAAACATCACAGTCAGCGCAATGACCCCGCAGAATAAGGAGGCAAAGATAGAAAGCAACAAAGTTTTTTCTTCTATcacataaattatttttagaaatagcACACCCATAAAAAACTAGTAGAAGTACAATCTGGCCAAAATAGGAGACTTTATTACATACAAATAAGCACATCAAGCAATTTATTACATTCTTGAAAAGAGTGGAGACTTTGTATATTCAAGTGATAAACAGAGTAAGTAAATATATAAATAGAATCAGGTTTCGATCTTACTGCATGTAGGAAAGTTGGAGGCTGGAGTTGCTTGAGGAAATGCAACAGAAACATCCAATGCTGGCATATCAAAATAGGAGCTTTTTGCCTCTTTCTGCATTTTCGCTGCATCGTGATCAATGTTAGTCCTCAATCAAATGACTCATAGGAGAACTACGTACATACAAAACCAAACactcataaaaataaaaagaactcTTTGCCTAGTACACTTCGTCCTTTGTAATATACTCCATCCATTTCAGTTTATGTGACACTATTTCCGTATTTAaactgttccaaaaagaatgacatatttttatatttgtaaataattaaccTTAAACTTCTCATACCATTACTGAGAAACTTTttagccacacaaatgttatgCCAAGTTTAAGCCTATAAGTTTCATAagttttatagccacacaaatattatgacatATTTAAGGTGACGAGTTTCAAaggtcttcctttctttcttaaactccatgtCGGTCAAACtatgtcacataaattgaaacggagggagtaattccTTAACAAACGAGTCAAAGCCGGACTAAATAAGGGATTCCCTTATTGATTTGTAAAGGTATAGTTTATTTAATAGGGAAAAACTACACCTAGTAGTCTAACTAAATCAGCCTCAACTCATAAGCTAAAAACAAATGAGGAGGAGATCAAACATGTACAGtctaaatatattaaaattcaaATACTTAATGGCCAATTTTCCAGATTCTACAAATTCCTCAGTTTTATTCACCATTCAAAGATTAAAAGTGTAGCCCAATTAACTAGGAAAATAATATCCCCCTTCCCCCACAAAGaaattttcaaagtttaaatCTTGAACCTTTTTCTTAGCTATTCTATTTCCGAAACAAATCATAAAGGAaaccaaaaattaatttttatatatttatgtttatcTGATCCAATCTGAATGCAACTCAGAAGCAACTAactaaaaatttcaaaagaaaaagataCACCATTGAAATCTAACAAATTACTATTAATGCGTAAATAGTAACATAGTGATTGAGTTAAagaataaattaaagaaaaatcctCAAAAattcagaagaagaaaaaactgCACCTTGATATTTGGATGATGAAACTTTGACGGAGTAAAGCAGATTAAGATGCAGTCAGCTGTTGAAGAAACGAACAAGAAGAAGCAGTAGAAGATATGAAACTAAAATTGATTAGAGTGGCACGTAGTTCTAGGTGGATTTAAATGCACGTCAGAAACAAGAATACGTCCAGTGCCAaatcactctttttcttttttttcgttttttcctATAAAGTATCCGCTCTTTTTCTTTATATGGAAAAAAGTACTCAtccaataaaataaattttttgttatactcatattatttatttagtacttattttaaattatttttttaaatttaataaaatatacatcaattactataaatattataataaattatatatttaatttttttttttaaggagtgtgaaaaattaaaatgtgACACGTAAAAGTGAACGGAGCGAATACAAGTGTACAACTAATAAGAAATTTAATTATACATAGCGCATGACGTACAACATGTTGTTGCCTTGTGGGCTGTGGATAATAATGACAGAGACCATATCCGTCCACTTTGGATAATACTCTATAAGATTTTAGTAAGTTTTGGTGGCCCAATAAATTTAAGacccataattaatatttaattaatgaacaAATCTCATCCGTCCGATCGGTTACTTGATGACGTATCGAATTAAATGAGATCCTCTATAAATTGGCCCTCTGCACACCCATTAGAGTTACcgtattttattttctctcttccaTCACTAAAGTCAGCGATAACGAAAGGTAGGGCAAGAGGTGTTGACAATACTGGGCCACTTGACAACAGCTAAGAGAATTAACTATTGGGCCTCATTGTTTCATATTTAGTTTGGGGCCTTTATGTATAcctagcccatttttatttagtCATTCACTTTCATATATACACGAACATTCTGGACAGAACATAAGAATAAGAAATTGATTTCTCTTCTCAGATATTTttactcttctctttttctctcttttctcattATTAGGGTTTCAATTCCAAATCAAATCTTCCGATTACACTAAGAATCGATGAATTAACAAGAGACGAGAAACCAATTTGAATTAGCGCTTCCGCTTCACGATGATGGCTtacgattcaggtatgttttctgtACGATTTTGTGTCagattatcatgttcaagatcctGGTATGCAATTAAAGTTTATGCTAATATGTGGTATCATGAGCCTGGAAGTAGAACTGATAATCTTCTTCTATGAAAATATTTATTGTCTCTTCCGCTTCAGAAAATTGAGCCTTAAGTTTTCTGAAACCCAACATAACTAGATTTGAATTTCTAGTAGATCTATAAAATTGATATTCAATCTCGAAAGCAAGCCTTATTATGTTTGGTATAAATAAGTTATAATGGGCAAAATATAATCAAGTGGGATGGCAGCATGAATCATCTGCCATGTTAGTTAAGTCCAAAAACATTATTAAAGCCGGGAACAGAAAGATTGTGAGGGTCTTACTAAATTAGGTTGGTGTTCGTCCCCATTAGCTCTATGCATCAATTAAAATTAACAATTTTTACTGGTTTCATTATGTTTAACTTGAAACTAAAATTGTTCAATTATGTTTGCCTTAGAATCATTTTTTAGGTTAACAGTCTCTATTATTTAATACTATTATTTATTCTAATAATAGTAAATGCCACACCATGATTATTTGTTACAGTTTATTGATTTAACTTATTTAAGTACTGATTTTTGTGTAAGAATATGACAAAAGTATTTCTCTATACTTGAATAGATTTTTGTATTATATAAATTGTGATATTAGAAGTTACGATTATAATGATGTGCAAGAATTCGATGATTCAGGAGTAACGTTAATGATGCCTTAATGTCATAAGTTGATTTGAAAttagttatttattttttaggccGTATAGTAATCTGTTATGGATTATTAGGTTGGTGAAactatttattgtttattttatgtaTGTGATTAATGTGTATATAGTTTGTTAGTCATCAAAGTGACCAAACTAGATTGTTTAAAATATTCACATGCATAAAATCTTATGATCTCTATTTTGTGTGTGCACTTATGTTATATAATTTGTTAGTCACCAAAGTGGCCAAACTagtttgtttatgaaaatatgcatacataaaattataatttatccatgaaattaatgaaatgcctataattaaaaattagtggataaattaattttcactaTTGCTAGAACTTAAGGATTTACCCAAAGACTAAATGGCATTTAAATTATGATAGTGTGTCGTAGTATTTACCCAAAGGAGAATTGCGATATGCTTTAACTGTTTTGTTGAATTCATATTGATTTGTGAGCATGTATTATCTATTTTGCAGCTATTCCTTTTCATTCGCTTGCTTCGTTTGTTACTGTGTTCAACGGATTGAACTTCTCTGAATGGCGTGAACATATCCAATTCCACTTAGGTGTGATGGATCTTGACTTGGCTCTGCTGAATGATAAACCCGCTGTCATTACTGATTCGAGCAGTGCGGATGAGAAGTCTTTCCATAAAGCATGGGAATGCTCTAATAGGCTAAGACTTATGTTTATGTGAATGAATATTGCCAACAACATTAAGCGTACTATTCCACAAACAGAAAGTGCCAGGGAATACCTGAAGTTTGTGGAAAAACATTTTCGTTCTGCAGATAATTCTCTCGTTGGTACACTAATGGCTGAACTCACGACCATGAAGTTTGATGGGTCGCGTAGTATGCAAAACCATATCATCGAGATGACTAACATTGTAGCAAGACTTCAGACCTTGGGGATGAAAGTGGATGATTCCTTCTTGGTTCAGTTTATTCTAAACTCGTTACCTCGTGAGTATGGATCTTTTCAAATTAACTATAACACTATTAAGGATAAGTGGAATGTTAATGAATTGTCCAGTATGCTTACTCAAGAGGAGTCAAGACTTAAGAAATAAGGGAGTCATTCAATTAACCTCATGGGTCAAGGAGCTGGTAAAGGACTTAAAGTGAAGCCCAACAAattcaagaagaagaaagcacCTGCTAAAGCTTCACAGGATGCTAAGAAGGAACATAAGGCAGATACGTGTCATTTCTGTAACAAGGAAGGACACTATCAGAAGATTGCTTGAAACGCAAAGCTTGGTTCGGAAAAAAAGGTACAATTAGTGCTTTTGTATGTTTCGAATCA from Nicotiana tabacum cultivar K326 chromosome 24, ASM71507v2, whole genome shotgun sequence includes:
- the LOC107813755 gene encoding acyl-coenzyme A oxidase 4, peroxisomal, which codes for MQKEAKSSYFDMPALDVSVAFPQATPASNFPTCTSDYFQFDDLLTPEEQAIRMKVRECMEKEVAPIMTKYWEKAEFPFEVIPKLGALHIAGGTIKGYGCPGFSVTGSAVAAAEVARVDASCSTFILVHSSLAMLTIGLCGSEMQKQKYLPSLAELNTIACWGLTEPDNGSDASALGTTARKVEGGWILEGQKRWIGNATFADILVIFARNTSTNQINGFIVNKDAPGLQATKIENKIGLRMVQNGDILLKKVFVPDEDRLPGVNSFQDTNKVLAVSRVMVAWQPIGITMGVYDMCHRYLKERKQFGAPLAAFQLNQQKLVQMLGNIQAMILVGWRLCKLYESGKMTPGHASLGKSWITLRARETVSLGRELLGGNGILADFLVAKAFCDLEPIYTYEGTYDINTLVTGREITGLASFKPAPLRQKSRL
- the LOC107791994 gene encoding uncharacterized protein LOC107791994 codes for the protein MNIANNIKRTIPQTESAREYLKFVEKHFRSADNSLVGTLMAELTTMKFDGSRSMQNHIIEMTNIVARLQTLGMKVDDSFLVQFILNSLPREYGSFQINYNTIKDKWNVNELSSMLTQEESRLKK